TGCGCCTAGTTGAATCCCTTCGATTATATTATGAACACAACCACATTCACCGGCATGTAGTGTTAAATGACTTTGTGTTGTTGAAGTAAATTCAATCGCTTCTTGAATGGCTTTTGTAGGAAAGGCTTCTTCAGGTCCTGCAAAATCAAACCCAACAATATGGCTATCGTCCTGTTTATAGTCATTAATGTCAGTGAATAATTTGATATTTGTTTCATTTGGATGGAGTCTCATGCCACATACGAGTATATTTACTTTAATAGGGAATAATGTTTCTGCTTGCTCAGCGCCAGCATTCACTGCATCGCAAATTTCGTTTACAGTTAATCCTAAATCTGTATGGAATAAAGGTGCAAATCGAATTTCTATGTATTTAATATTATCTTGATGCGCTTGTTCAGCAACGTCAATGACTGCTCTTTTTAAACTATCTTTTGTTTGAAGTACTTTTAAAATAGTATCAAAAGAAGTTAAATATTCATCTAAGCTGTTACAGGATTGATCAACTTGTATATCACTGATGTTAATATTTATGTCTTGTTCTTTAGCAAGCTGTTTGATAAGTGCGATACTTACTGAACCGTCTAGGTGGCAGTGTAGTTCTGTTTTACTAATGTTATGTATATTCATCAATGATTATCATCCTTCCTATTTTTGTTAATACATTTGTCTAATTATAAACATAATGATTTATTATAACCAAAATTATATTCAACGTGTAGTATTTAGCATAAATGTGGAGAAATTGTGAGCATTTTAAGAAAATATTTAAAAAATTTAATCAAGAACTATTGGAAGATGACTATTAAGAGTGATATATTTATAAAATATTTAAAAAATTATTAATTGAAAATTTGAACTTTAATTTAATTGTTAGAAGGGGCTAAAATGAATAATTTAAAAAGAGAATTAACATCAAGACAAATGCAGATGATTGCAATTGGAGGCACGATTGGCGTTGGTTTATTTATGGGGGCTTCAAGTACAATTAAATGGACAGGACCATCTGTTCTTCTAGCATATGCTATTGCAGGTGTCTTTGTATTCCTTATTATGAGAGCATTAGGTGAAATGGTATATATGTATCCAGATACTGGATCATTTGCTAAATTCGCTAACGATTATATACATCCATCATTCTCATTCGTAACAGCAGGAAGTAGTACATTTAACTGGATTATTGTCGGAATGAGTGAAGTGATTGCAGTTGGATCTTACTTTAAATATTGGTGGCCAGACTTGCCATCTTGGATACCTGGATTAGCAGTTGTCGTTATATTATTAGCTGCGAACTTAGTATCTGTTAAATGGTTTGGAGAATTTGAATTTTGGTTTGCAGCAGTGAAAGTAGTAACAATCATTTTAATGATTATTGCAGGTTTCGGACTTATCTTCTTCGGTATTGGAAATAACTTCAATCCAATTGGAGTAAGTAATCTATGGTCAAATGGTGGATTCTTCACAGGTGGCTTGAGTGGCTTCTTCTTTGCACTATCCATCGTGTTCGGTTCTTACATAGGTATAGAATTAATTGGTATTACAGCAGGTGAAACGAAAGATCCGCAGAAAAACATAGTAAAAGCAATTAACGGTGTTGTATGGAGAATACTTATCTTTTATATCGGTTCAATCTTTGTTATTGTAACGGTTTATCCATGGGATCAAGTAGACCAAATCGGTTCACCGTTCGTAGCAACATTTGCAAAAGTTGGTATAACAGCAGCAGCAACGATTATAAACTTTGTAGTTATTACAGCAGCAATGTCTGGATGTAACTCAGGTATATTTAGTACAAGTAGATTGTTATATACATTAGCAAAACAAAAACAAATTTCACAAATTTTCTATAAAACGAATAAAAACGGTGTACCACATATTGCAGTTATTGCGGTATCAATAGGTATTTTCTTCGGTATCATATTAGATATCGTATTACCGATGATATTAGGTAAAGATACTAATATCTTTGTATATGTATTTAGTGCAGGTGTGTTACCAGGTATGGTACCATGGTTTGCTATATTACTGAGTCATATTAACTTTAGAAAAAAAGAAGATACGACCAATCATCCATTTAAAATGCCATTCGCACCAATTAGTAATTACATCACAATATTGATGTTATTCTTAGTAGTAGTAGGCATGATATTTAATGAGGAAACGAGAATATCTGTAATAATAGGTATTGTGTTTATCTTAAGCATTAGTATATACGCATTTATTAAGAAGCCATAGTATAGAATAGAACAGCCGCCAAAGGGATTCCCTTTGGCGGCTGTTTTTTGTTGTATGCGTAGTGGAGGGAAGGTTTAGAGGTGTCTAGGGAAGTCTTCGGGTTGTCTGACTGTAGACAAGAGGGAGTCTAAAAACATAGTAAAAGCAGGGCACATTATGGAATGTGTCCTGCTTTTATTTGTCTGTATTGATTTCTAATAAGGCTTTACCTGTATGTTCATCTGTAACAAGTACATCGATAAGTTTATTATTTAATGCTGCTTTAATAGCTTTGACTTTGTTATTACCACCAGCAATACCTATTTTTAATGGGATTCTTTTGTATTCTTCCATGTCTAATGAAATGATACGATTATTCCACTCACAATTAATGGTTTCTCCCGATTCATTTATAAAGGTATACATAATATCGCCAATAGCTTTGTCTTTAATATCATTAAAGCTAAGTTCATCACGATAAGAAGCAACAATTGTCGACTGTTCAGGATTTGCACCTATACCTACTAAAGCAATCGTTGCTTGCTTCATTTTTTCAGTAACTTTACTAACAAACTTTTGATTCATCATAAAGTGTTTAGATTCAATATCATCCACAACAACTGGTGCGTGAAGCAGCATATTATTAGCGCCAAAACATTTGCTAAAACTATCAGCAATATGATTAGCATGTATATCCATTGATGCATTTCCCATACCGCCAACTAATGGCACAAATAATACGTTTGGATATTTATTATTGCAAATTGTATTCTTTACAACTTGATCCATTGTCGTTCCTGCCGAAACCGCTACAATATCATCATCGCTTAATTTACGGATTAAATAGTTACTACCTGCAGTACCTAATTTAGCTTTTAATTGTTTAGTATCTTTAATACAAACTACTTCTTCTAAATTATATTTTTCTTCAAGTTGAGATTCTAATTCTAATAAATCATTTTCATTTATTTTAATCTCAACAATACCTTTTTGTTTTGCAAGGGTCAGGTATTTAGAAACTGTAG
The Mammaliicoccus sp. Dog046 genome window above contains:
- the add gene encoding adenosine deaminase encodes the protein MNIHNISKTELHCHLDGSVSIALIKQLAKEQDININISDIQVDQSCNSLDEYLTSFDTILKVLQTKDSLKRAVIDVAEQAHQDNIKYIEIRFAPLFHTDLGLTVNEICDAVNAGAEQAETLFPIKVNILVCGMRLHPNETNIKLFTDINDYKQDDSHIVGFDFAGPEEAFPTKAIQEAIEFTSTTQSHLTLHAGECGCVHNIIEGIQLGAKRIGHGVAAVNDDEALSFIKTHNTLLEICPTSNLQTKAIQSVEEINIRTLIEQGIPFNINTDNRTVSSTNLNKEYELLHEHNLMTLEEIKDINIKAVDHAFISSIEKENLKTQY
- a CDS encoding amino acid permease, producing the protein MNNLKRELTSRQMQMIAIGGTIGVGLFMGASSTIKWTGPSVLLAYAIAGVFVFLIMRALGEMVYMYPDTGSFAKFANDYIHPSFSFVTAGSSTFNWIIVGMSEVIAVGSYFKYWWPDLPSWIPGLAVVVILLAANLVSVKWFGEFEFWFAAVKVVTIILMIIAGFGLIFFGIGNNFNPIGVSNLWSNGGFFTGGLSGFFFALSIVFGSYIGIELIGITAGETKDPQKNIVKAINGVVWRILIFYIGSIFVIVTVYPWDQVDQIGSPFVATFAKVGITAAATIINFVVITAAMSGCNSGIFSTSRLLYTLAKQKQISQIFYKTNKNGVPHIAVIAVSIGIFFGIILDIVLPMILGKDTNIFVYVFSAGVLPGMVPWFAILLSHINFRKKEDTTNHPFKMPFAPISNYITILMLFLVVVGMIFNEETRISVIIGIVFILSISIYAFIKKP
- a CDS encoding sugar-binding transcriptional regulator, translated to MSILDDTRVMIKICKLYYHQELNQNRIAEIMGVSRPTVSKYLTLAKQKGIVEIKINENDLLELESQLEEKYNLEEVVCIKDTKQLKAKLGTAGSNYLIRKLSDDDIVAVSAGTTMDQVVKNTICNNKYPNVLFVPLVGGMGNASMDIHANHIADSFSKCFGANNMLLHAPVVVDDIESKHFMMNQKFVSKVTEKMKQATIALVGIGANPEQSTIVASYRDELSFNDIKDKAIGDIMYTFINESGETINCEWNNRIISLDMEEYKRIPLKIGIAGGNNKVKAIKAALNNKLIDVLVTDEHTGKALLEINTDK